In Halobacteriovorax sp. HLS, the following are encoded in one genomic region:
- a CDS encoding 16S rRNA (guanine(527)-N(7))-methyltransferase RsmG, which produces MKEFAKRYLDLLTGEYAGINLTRITTFEDFYQKQIVDSVLPLEVSKVFKKELESVNVMVDVGFGGGFPLLPMAAKYPNKTFIGFEARAKKAKVVQEIALKLGLQNVKCYHHRIENVVIDLPAVITFKAVGTLEDFVPKLNYKNDINVFFYKGPSFYELEEVERLEHRWKIVEECFYDLEGTDGRMLIGLKNRKVPRGTKSKKEAKNLVNLSELI; this is translated from the coding sequence ATGAAGGAATTTGCAAAAAGATATCTAGATTTACTAACAGGTGAGTATGCCGGAATAAATCTGACGAGAATAACTACCTTTGAAGACTTTTATCAAAAACAGATTGTAGATTCAGTTTTGCCCCTTGAGGTTAGTAAGGTTTTTAAAAAAGAACTGGAAAGTGTAAATGTTATGGTTGATGTTGGATTTGGTGGTGGTTTTCCACTTCTTCCTATGGCCGCAAAGTATCCGAACAAAACATTCATTGGATTTGAAGCACGAGCAAAGAAAGCAAAGGTTGTTCAAGAGATCGCTCTTAAGCTCGGTCTTCAAAATGTTAAATGCTATCACCATAGAATTGAAAATGTGGTAATAGATTTACCGGCCGTGATTACATTCAAGGCCGTAGGAACTCTTGAAGATTTTGTCCCAAAGCTAAATTATAAAAACGATATCAATGTATTCTTTTATAAGGGGCCGAGCTTTTACGAACTAGAAGAAGTCGAAAGGCTTGAGCATAGATGGAAGATTGTGGAAGAGTGCTTTTATGATTTAGAGGGAACAGATGGTCGTATGCTTATCGGTCTGAAGAATAGGAAAGTTCCACGTGGAACAAAGTCAAAAAAAGAAGCGAAAAATCTTGTCAATTTGTCAGAACTAATCTAA
- a CDS encoding ParA family protein — MAKIIAMMNQKGGVGKTTSTINLAACLAVAEKKTLVIDLDPQGNGSISLGLDASHHAEKNIYHAMIGQAPISECIYQTELPFLHICPSDNNLSGAEIELVSLFAREAKLKAAFETIRADYDYILIDCPPSLGLLTVNALNAADTFIVPMQTEYLAMEGLAQLLNTVRLIRTNLNPNLKMDGILLTMFDKRSSLHKQVTSEIRKHFGEKVFKSAIPRNVKLAECPSFGKPIILYDIESKGSEAYLALAKEVILKERMGDLPEVPTTEAAADELPEVPVIEESLNQQHDQLQ, encoded by the coding sequence ATGGCTAAAATCATTGCTATGATGAACCAGAAAGGTGGGGTTGGTAAAACAACGTCTACCATTAACCTTGCGGCCTGCTTAGCAGTAGCTGAGAAAAAAACTTTAGTAATCGATCTAGATCCTCAGGGGAATGGAAGTATAAGTCTAGGGCTAGATGCGTCGCATCATGCTGAAAAAAATATTTACCATGCGATGATAGGTCAGGCTCCAATATCGGAATGTATCTATCAAACAGAGTTGCCATTTTTACATATATGCCCAAGTGATAATAACCTCTCAGGAGCTGAAATTGAGCTTGTAAGCCTTTTTGCAAGAGAAGCTAAGCTGAAGGCTGCATTTGAAACTATTAGAGCAGATTACGACTATATATTAATTGATTGTCCTCCATCTTTAGGTCTACTAACAGTGAATGCATTAAATGCAGCAGATACGTTCATAGTTCCAATGCAAACAGAATATCTTGCAATGGAAGGTCTAGCACAACTATTAAACACTGTGAGGTTGATTAGAACTAACCTAAATCCTAATCTGAAAATGGATGGAATTCTTTTAACAATGTTTGATAAGAGATCAAGCTTACACAAGCAAGTAACATCAGAAATTAGAAAGCACTTTGGGGAGAAAGTTTTTAAATCAGCGATCCCTAGAAATGTAAAACTAGCAGAATGTCCAAGTTTTGGAAAACCAATAATTCTATATGATATCGAATCAAAAGGTAGTGAAGCATACTTAGCTCTAGCCAAGGAAGTGATTTTGAAAGAAAGAATGGGTGATCTTCCAGAAGTACCTACAACAGAAGCAGCAGCAGATGAGCTTCCTGAGGTACCAGTTATAGAAGAGAGCTTAAATCAACAACATGATCAACTACAGTAG
- a CDS encoding ParB/RepB/Spo0J family partition protein, whose amino-acid sequence MAKKIALGKGIGSLISGANNESVLGNLKNRMAIEGQEGAGGAVQNTSVETQPSMIEISQIKTNPNQPRKIFKDKELEELSNSIKENGVIQPVIVVQTDNGFELVAGERRLRASKLAGLTKIPVVVKRATDREKMIMAIIENVQRSDLNCVEEALAYYQLMDEYKLTQEEVGKKLGKERSTVANFLRILKLPRDVIELLQKELLSFGHAKVLASEKDRERAIRFANLAVRENLSVRELEKQLKKKLSVKADKETNPFFDEKLDGLKQKLENKTGFHFNINSKKNGGGEVSLKFSNEAEFNDIFEYLMNR is encoded by the coding sequence ATGGCAAAAAAGATAGCTTTAGGTAAAGGTATTGGTTCTCTTATTTCTGGTGCAAATAACGAATCAGTTTTAGGGAATTTAAAAAATAGAATGGCCATAGAGGGACAAGAAGGTGCTGGCGGTGCCGTTCAGAATACTTCTGTTGAAACTCAGCCATCAATGATTGAGATTTCACAAATTAAAACTAATCCTAATCAACCAAGAAAAATATTTAAAGATAAAGAGCTTGAAGAATTATCAAACTCTATTAAAGAAAATGGTGTTATTCAGCCTGTGATCGTAGTTCAAACTGATAATGGATTTGAACTAGTGGCAGGTGAGAGAAGATTAAGAGCATCGAAATTAGCTGGTTTAACTAAGATTCCTGTTGTGGTTAAGAGAGCAACTGATCGTGAAAAAATGATTATGGCAATCATTGAAAACGTTCAACGTTCAGACTTAAACTGTGTTGAAGAGGCTCTTGCTTACTATCAGTTAATGGATGAATATAAATTAACACAAGAAGAAGTTGGGAAGAAGTTAGGTAAAGAGCGCTCTACTGTTGCAAACTTTTTAAGGATTTTAAAATTACCAAGAGATGTAATAGAATTATTACAAAAAGAGTTATTATCTTTTGGTCATGCTAAGGTTCTTGCATCAGAAAAAGATAGAGAAAGAGCGATAAGATTTGCTAACTTAGCAGTAAGAGAAAACCTTTCTGTTAGAGAGTTAGAAAAACAACTTAAAAAGAAATTATCAGTTAAAGCTGATAAGGAAACAAATCCATTTTTTGACGAGAAACTAGATGGGTTGAAGCAGAAGCTTGAAAATAAAACTGGATTTCATTTCAACATTAACTCTAAGAAGAACGGTGGTGGAGAAGTTTCACTAAAGTTTTCCAACGAAGCTGAGTTTAATGATATTTTTGAATATTTAATGAATAGATAA
- a CDS encoding polymer-forming cytoskeletal protein, with protein MQRSEKDISAIIEEGCKFEGNLSFNGVARIAGIVNGSIFSNDTVIVSEGAIINADINANIILISGTVKGNVKASSRVEIIKPARFEGTITTPSLIVEEGVIFHGTTKMRDQE; from the coding sequence ATGCAACGAAGCGAAAAAGATATATCAGCAATTATTGAAGAAGGTTGTAAATTTGAAGGCAATCTATCTTTCAATGGAGTCGCCAGAATTGCTGGTATTGTTAATGGAAGCATTTTTTCAAATGATACGGTTATAGTTTCTGAGGGTGCAATTATTAACGCAGATATTAATGCAAATATTATTTTAATCTCAGGGACTGTTAAAGGTAATGTTAAAGCATCGAGCAGGGTTGAAATAATCAAGCCAGCTAGGTTTGAAGGTACTATCACAACTCCAAGCCTCATTGTTGAGGAGGGTGTTATATTCCACGGTACTACTAAAATGCGCGATCAGGAATAG
- a CDS encoding ATP synthase F0 subunit B translates to MLKFIALILCVSDTYAAGGSHGHISDLILPAWNFVPLFIVMLLLLKKPISEGFTKNAMDVESLYNLAEEKDKEAQIKLDMYEKKMNSLKVETERLMSEAKTDAENISVESEKETAAIIEKMNKDSVAKVAYEKSQAVRNINASLVDEVVAKAKSKINENKDFKDKATKKLVAEI, encoded by the coding sequence ATGTTGAAGTTTATCGCTTTAATTCTTTGTGTGTCTGATACTTACGCTGCTGGTGGAAGTCATGGTCACATCTCAGATCTTATTCTTCCTGCATGGAACTTTGTACCTTTATTTATTGTTATGCTTTTACTTCTAAAAAAGCCAATTAGTGAAGGTTTTACAAAGAATGCTATGGACGTAGAATCTCTTTATAATTTAGCAGAAGAAAAAGATAAAGAAGCTCAAATCAAGCTTGATATGTATGAAAAGAAAATGAATTCTCTTAAAGTAGAAACTGAGAGATTAATGTCTGAAGCAAAAACTGATGCAGAAAATATTTCTGTTGAAAGTGAAAAAGAGACAGCAGCAATAATTGAAAAAATGAATAAAGATTCAGTTGCTAAGGTCGCTTATGAAAAAAGTCAGGCCGTTAGAAATATCAATGCAAGTCTGGTTGATGAAGTTGTTGCAAAAGCAAAAAGTAAAATAAATGAAAATAAAGATTTCAAAGACAAGGCTACTAAAAAGCTTGTTGCTGAAATTTAA
- a CDS encoding FoF1 ATP synthase subunit delta translates to MKEQIVAKAYAQSLIELAEEAKVDAAKELTDLTALINKSNDLENVLFLDVFTVEEKETVLKEVLSKLGISSIVKNFISFLVNEKRIGILPLIFKEVIVIDDHNKGFLRGTIEGSDSELSAEFKAKMTNYLKDKLGLTTELTYVKNNDITAGYRVTVEDLQLDASLDNQLAKFKDSVLSE, encoded by the coding sequence ATGAAAGAACAAATTGTAGCAAAAGCTTATGCTCAATCACTTATCGAATTAGCTGAAGAAGCAAAGGTCGATGCGGCGAAAGAGTTAACAGATCTAACTGCTCTTATTAATAAGAGTAATGATCTTGAGAATGTTCTTTTCTTGGATGTTTTCACAGTAGAAGAAAAAGAAACTGTTTTGAAAGAAGTACTTTCAAAATTAGGGATTTCTTCAATTGTAAAAAACTTTATTAGCTTTTTAGTTAATGAGAAAAGAATTGGTATTTTACCTTTAATCTTTAAAGAAGTTATCGTTATTGATGACCACAATAAAGGTTTTTTAAGAGGTACTATTGAAGGTAGTGATTCAGAGTTATCTGCTGAGTTTAAAGCTAAGATGACAAATTATCTAAAAGATAAACTGGGTTTAACTACAGAACTAACTTATGTAAAAAATAACGATATAACTGCAGGATATAGAGTTACAGTAGAAGACTTACAGTTGGATGCTTCTCTAGATAATCAGTTAGCAAAATTTAAAGATTCAGTATTAAGTGAATAA
- the atpA gene encoding F0F1 ATP synthase subunit alpha codes for MSMNPEEITSIIKSRIANFETKLQVDEVGTVLTVGDGVARVFGLKNVMSGELVEFGTGTKGMVLNLEANNVGVAILGDDNNIKEGSTVKRTERIVEVPVGDALLGRVVNAIGEPIDGQGEIATSNYKQVEIKAPGIIARKPVHEPLQTGIKAIDSMIPIGRGQRELIIGDRKTGKTAVALDTIINQKGKDVVCIYVAVGQKASTVRQVQQKLKEAGALEYTIIVSATASETAPLQFLAPYTGCTMGEYYRDSGKHAVIVYDDLTKQAQAYRQMSLLLRRPPGREAFPGDVFYLHSRLLERACKLSDELGNGSLTALPIIETQEGDVSAYIPTNVISITDGQIFLESDLFNSGVRPAVNVGISVSRVGGSAQIKAMKKVAGTLRLDLASFRELAAFAAFGSDLDAATQAQLSKGERLVELLKQGQYAPVEVVDQVIGLFAATKGLFGSVPVANIGDAEKALIEFMNSKHSDIVKEITEKKAVQDEAKLTEIIKDFVSGLKY; via the coding sequence ATGTCGATGAACCCAGAAGAAATTACGAGCATTATTAAAAGTAGAATTGCTAATTTCGAAACTAAATTACAAGTTGATGAAGTTGGTACAGTTCTAACAGTTGGTGACGGTGTTGCCAGAGTTTTTGGACTTAAGAACGTTATGTCTGGAGAACTAGTTGAGTTTGGAACTGGTACTAAAGGTATGGTTCTTAACCTTGAAGCGAACAACGTTGGTGTTGCTATCCTTGGTGATGACAACAACATTAAAGAAGGTTCAACTGTTAAGAGAACTGAAAGAATTGTAGAAGTACCTGTTGGTGACGCTCTACTTGGTCGTGTTGTTAACGCAATTGGTGAGCCAATTGATGGTCAAGGTGAAATTGCTACAAGTAACTACAAGCAAGTTGAAATTAAGGCACCTGGTATTATTGCTAGAAAGCCAGTTCATGAGCCACTACAGACAGGAATTAAAGCGATTGATTCGATGATTCCAATTGGTAGAGGTCAACGTGAACTTATTATTGGTGACCGTAAAACTGGTAAGACAGCTGTTGCACTAGATACGATTATCAACCAAAAAGGTAAAGACGTTGTTTGTATTTACGTAGCTGTTGGACAAAAAGCTTCTACAGTAAGACAAGTACAACAGAAACTAAAAGAAGCTGGTGCTCTTGAATATACAATTATCGTATCTGCAACTGCATCAGAAACAGCTCCTCTACAATTTTTAGCTCCGTATACTGGTTGTACAATGGGTGAATATTATAGAGATAGTGGAAAGCATGCTGTTATCGTTTATGATGATTTAACTAAGCAAGCACAAGCATATAGACAAATGTCACTTCTTCTAAGACGTCCACCAGGACGTGAAGCATTCCCTGGGGATGTTTTCTATCTTCACTCAAGACTACTTGAAAGAGCGTGTAAGCTATCTGATGAATTAGGTAATGGTTCATTAACAGCTTTACCAATTATTGAAACTCAAGAAGGTGACGTTTCTGCATATATTCCTACAAACGTAATTTCGATTACTGATGGTCAGATTTTCTTAGAGTCAGATTTATTTAACTCTGGTGTACGTCCTGCTGTTAACGTTGGTATTTCGGTATCAAGAGTTGGTGGTTCTGCTCAGATTAAAGCAATGAAGAAAGTTGCAGGTACACTAAGACTAGATCTAGCTTCGTTTAGAGAGCTTGCTGCATTCGCTGCATTCGGTTCTGATTTAGATGCAGCTACTCAAGCACAGCTTTCAAAAGGTGAGAGACTTGTTGAGCTACTTAAGCAAGGGCAGTATGCACCAGTTGAAGTTGTTGATCAGGTAATCGGTCTATTTGCAGCAACTAAAGGTCTATTTGGATCAGTTCCAGTTGCAAATATTGGTGATGCTGAGAAAGCACTTATTGAGTTTATGAATAGTAAGCACTCGGATATCGTTAAAGAGATCACTGAGAAAAAAGCTGTTCAAGATGAAGCTAAGTTAACAGAAATCATTAAAGATTTCGTATCTGGGCTTAAGTACTAG
- the atpG gene encoding ATP synthase F1 subunit gamma, with amino-acid sequence MANIKDLKKKIKSTKGTLKITSAMKLVSAAKLNRAQIAIQSSRPYAKELEETIKTVSALVQNYTHEYLVESENTKAALLVISSNKGLCAGYNSQLAKKVKNFISDSSEELDGYFIGKKVKDLIKKDIEVVKEFSFNRIEPTYNEMVDVANELAEKFKAGEIGKIYVAYNVFESAISFEPTVKQVLPMSLAEEEKEELRDKFPFDFKYEPTPKEILDGLIPQTYISAIYTSLLDGIAAEHGSRMSAMDSASSNCKEAIDKLTIKMNKLRQAAITTELIEVVSGAESLNG; translated from the coding sequence ATGGCAAATATTAAAGATCTTAAGAAGAAAATTAAAAGTACAAAAGGTACTTTAAAAATTACTTCTGCAATGAAGCTTGTGTCGGCTGCAAAGTTGAATAGAGCACAGATCGCAATTCAATCTTCTAGGCCTTATGCTAAGGAACTAGAAGAAACGATTAAGACTGTTTCTGCTCTTGTTCAAAATTACACACACGAGTATTTAGTAGAAAGTGAAAATACTAAGGCTGCATTACTGGTAATTTCTAGTAACAAAGGTCTATGTGCTGGTTATAATTCTCAACTTGCAAAGAAAGTTAAGAACTTTATATCTGATTCAAGTGAAGAGCTTGATGGATACTTTATAGGTAAGAAAGTTAAAGATCTCATAAAGAAAGATATTGAAGTTGTTAAGGAGTTTTCTTTCAATAGAATTGAGCCTACATATAACGAAATGGTAGATGTTGCTAACGAGCTTGCTGAAAAATTTAAGGCGGGTGAGATTGGTAAAATCTATGTAGCTTATAATGTTTTTGAATCAGCAATTTCATTTGAACCTACTGTTAAGCAGGTTCTTCCTATGTCATTAGCTGAAGAAGAAAAAGAAGAATTAAGAGATAAGTTTCCATTTGACTTTAAGTATGAGCCAACTCCAAAGGAAATACTTGATGGGCTAATTCCTCAGACTTATATCAGTGCAATTTACACATCTTTACTAGATGGGATTGCAGCTGAGCACGGTTCGAGAATGAGTGCAATGGATTCTGCTTCTTCTAACTGTAAAGAAGCAATTGATAAATTAACAATTAAAATGAACAAATTAAGACAAGCGGCAATTACAACTGAACTAATCGAAGTTGTATCAGGTGCTGAGTCATTAAATGGCTAA
- the atpD gene encoding F0F1 ATP synthase subunit beta: MSENIGYVKQVMGPVVDVEFPSGNLPAIYNAITLTNKVISEKENNLVLEVSQHLGNNIVRTIAMDATEGLARGLECRDTGKAIQAPVGKEVLGRIINVTGEAIDEAGPVPAKESWGIHRAAPSFEVQSTSKEAFFTGIKVIDLLAPYLKGGKIGLFGGAGVGKTVLIMELINNIATQHGGFSVFAGVGERTREGRDLFDEMTESGVIEKTALVYGQMNEPPGARARVALTGLTVAEYFRDVEKQDVLFFVDNIFRFTQAGSEVSALLGRIPSAVGYQPTLGTEMGAMQERITSTKDGSITSIQAVYVPADDYTDPAPATTFAHLDATTELSRAISEIGIYPAVDPLTSSSTILSADILGDDHYNTARAVQQILQRYKELQDIIAILGMDELSEEDKLIVARARKVQKFLSQPFFVAQQFTGLAGQFVKIEDTIAAFKAILAGECDDLPEQAFYLVGGLDMVKEKAAQIAKEN; this comes from the coding sequence ATGTCTGAGAACATTGGTTACGTTAAGCAGGTTATGGGACCAGTTGTTGATGTTGAATTCCCAAGTGGAAATCTTCCAGCAATCTACAATGCCATAACACTTACAAACAAAGTTATTTCTGAAAAAGAAAACAATCTAGTATTAGAGGTATCTCAACATCTAGGTAACAATATCGTAAGAACAATTGCGATGGATGCTACTGAAGGTCTAGCGAGAGGTCTTGAATGTCGTGACACAGGAAAAGCTATCCAAGCACCTGTTGGTAAAGAAGTTCTTGGTCGTATTATCAATGTTACTGGAGAAGCTATTGATGAAGCTGGTCCAGTTCCAGCGAAAGAGTCTTGGGGAATCCATAGAGCTGCTCCATCTTTCGAAGTACAATCAACTTCAAAAGAAGCATTCTTTACAGGAATTAAAGTTATCGATCTTCTAGCTCCTTACTTAAAGGGTGGAAAGATTGGTCTATTCGGTGGTGCGGGAGTTGGTAAAACAGTTCTTATCATGGAATTGATTAACAATATTGCAACTCAACACGGTGGTTTCTCTGTATTCGCTGGTGTTGGTGAAAGAACTCGTGAAGGTAGAGATCTTTTTGACGAAATGACTGAGTCAGGAGTTATCGAGAAAACTGCACTTGTATATGGTCAGATGAATGAGCCACCAGGGGCAAGAGCTAGAGTTGCACTAACAGGTCTTACTGTTGCTGAATACTTCAGAGATGTTGAAAAGCAAGACGTTCTTTTCTTCGTTGATAATATCTTCCGTTTTACTCAAGCTGGTTCAGAAGTTTCTGCACTACTTGGTCGTATTCCATCTGCCGTTGGTTACCAACCGACTTTAGGTACTGAGATGGGTGCTATGCAGGAAAGAATTACATCAACAAAAGATGGTTCAATTACTTCAATCCAGGCCGTTTACGTTCCTGCGGATGATTATACGGATCCAGCGCCAGCAACTACATTTGCTCACCTTGATGCGACTACTGAACTTTCAAGAGCGATTTCAGAAATTGGTATTTACCCAGCGGTTGATCCACTGACTTCTTCTTCTACGATCCTTTCAGCAGATATTCTAGGTGATGATCACTACAATACTGCAAGAGCTGTACAACAGATTCTTCAGAGATATAAGGAACTTCAAGATATCATTGCTATCCTTGGTATGGATGAACTATCTGAAGAAGATAAGCTTATTGTTGCAAGAGCTAGAAAGGTTCAGAAATTTCTTTCTCAACCATTCTTCGTTGCTCAACAATTTACTGGTCTTGCTGGTCAATTCGTTAAGATTGAAGACACAATTGCAGCGTTTAAAGCAATACTTGCAGGTGAGTGTGATGATCTTCCAGAGCAAGCTTTCTACCTAGTGGGTGGACTTGATATGGTTAAAGAAAAAGCAGCTCAAATAGCTAAAGAGAACTAA
- the atpC gene encoding ATP synthase F1 subunit epsilon translates to MNNYTVDILTPYAIIAKDVPAEDLLVPTERGQINILKDHTHIVTQLSTGMMSIFGGADDPDRYFSLTSGICKVLESKITILANVAEEAHEIDKERAEQALKNAQSKLKTADGLTDEEITKYRRKVERAQLRIQLSEFTKNRNL, encoded by the coding sequence ATGAATAATTATACAGTAGATATTTTAACTCCATATGCAATTATTGCTAAGGATGTTCCTGCTGAAGATCTTCTTGTTCCTACTGAGAGAGGTCAGATCAATATCTTAAAAGATCACACACATATTGTGACTCAATTAAGTACTGGTATGATGTCTATCTTTGGTGGAGCTGATGATCCAGATAGATACTTTTCTTTAACGAGTGGTATTTGCAAGGTACTTGAGAGTAAAATCACAATTCTTGCTAATGTTGCTGAAGAAGCACATGAGATCGACAAAGAAAGAGCAGAGCAAGCACTTAAGAATGCTCAGAGCAAACTTAAGACAGCAGATGGTCTTACTGATGAAGAAATTACTAAGTACAGACGTAAAGTTGAAAGAGCGCAGCTTAGAATTCAACTTTCTGAATTCACTAAAAATAGAAATCTTTAA